From Streptosporangium album, the proteins below share one genomic window:
- a CDS encoding transposase — protein MTKRAAPRPDGEGGYLPNGAAAKSGLNRSILDAGWGVFLTILSHKAESAGRELISVNPASTSRTCSRCGHCAKENRATQAEFACTACGHTAHGSVM, from the coding sequence ATGACCAAGCGCGCCGCCCCCAGGCCCGACGGTGAGGGCGGGTATCTGCCCAACGGGGCGGCTGCGAAGTCGGGCCTGAACCGAAGCATCCTGGACGCGGGTTGGGGGGTGTTCCTGACGATCCTGTCGCACAAGGCTGAAAGCGCCGGTCGAGAGCTGATCTCGGTGAACCCCGCCAGCACCTCCCGCACCTGCTCGCGCTGCGGGCACTGCGCGAAGGAGAACCGCGCCACCCAAGCCGAGTTCGCCTGTACGGCATGCGGGCACACCGCGCACGGCTCCGTGATGTGA
- a CDS encoding BON domain-containing protein — protein MEAPQYVAARVQRALAEDERTNELGIRVDVRGEQLFLRGQVSGDERRALIADVAGEAAPGLTVRNEITVMEVRGPGREERL, from the coding sequence ATGGAGGCTCCGCAATACGTCGCCGCGCGCGTGCAGCGTGCGCTGGCCGAGGACGAGAGGACCAACGAACTCGGCATCCGGGTGGACGTCCGGGGTGAGCAACTCTTCCTCCGCGGCCAGGTGAGCGGAGACGAGCGCCGTGCGCTGATCGCCGACGTGGCGGGCGAGGCCGCTCCCGGCCTGACGGTCCGCAACGAGATCACCGTCATGGAGGTCAGAGGGCCGGGAAGGGAGGAGAGGCTGTGA
- a CDS encoding GPGG-motif small membrane protein — MATLLWIIAVVLVISGIYVILARRDLLWGIVLIVLGFLVGPGGVSIFNV, encoded by the coding sequence ATGGCTACCTTGCTCTGGATCATCGCAGTCGTTCTCGTCATCTCCGGGATCTACGTCATCCTGGCCCGTCGCGACCTCCTCTGGGGGATCGTCCTGATCGTTCTCGGCTTCCTCGTCGGCCCCGGGGGTGTGAGCATCTTCAATGTCTGA
- a CDS encoding glycosyl hydrolase, translating to MRALAVGMAVALVAGLFGSGLVRSAEAATVGAGSYADTLPAGRSLPTGCGSVSTNPRQWVTANAPSGAVPTNDWWSSILYKKTDCAYGEPLHAHPISYDTFGTGLGFSYNTTPAISGTATGVGEYHYPYVQDILVGVAGLNSPDVKVDGWSDWTVTPYWSDGGRTMKATIGHGLPFGYFQITGGDAQITTSGTPAVWSNSGATIGFTAGGHDYVAYAPTGATWTVGGTTISSSLAGKGFFSVAVLPAGGDRAALASTYGQYAHAHVTGTRVSYSYNPGSSTLSTTYAFTTTARQGSATGTVIALYPHQWTHLTGSTPLAQTYTSARGQMKIVTGTQFTTSMKYSGVLPEVPAVADSSGADLATVTGQLNAELANPMDNRGDDTYWTGKGLGRAARIAEIADQLNLTSVRDSALNAIRARLNDWFTASPGKTSRVFYLNPTWGTLIGYPASYGSDQELNDHHFHYGYYVAAAATLAKYDPNWAKAGQYGGMVDLLIRDANNYDRADTRFPYLRDFDIYAGHDWASGHGAFGAGNNQESSSEGMNFANALIQWGQATGNTAVRDAGIYIYTTQAAAIQEYWFDVRDQNFPAAFGHSTVGMVWGDGAAYATWFSGEPEMIQGINMLPVTGGHFYLGDNPAYVTTNYNELTRNNGGPPTVWQDILWEFLALGNGDTALANLRAAGGFTPEEGESRAHTFHWIRNLAALGTVDTSVTANHPLAKVFSKNGARTYVASNITGAAITVTFSNGTTLNVPAGKTAASGALTWSGGNAGGGVNPTPTPTPTVTPTPTPTPTPTTGPFAATRYLQPGGTLPGAPGTAGTAVLAAANGNHDGTPVNAQVFTATGLTATHNGGTGAFDLFLDAGTTVANGTQARISYDLTGDGSWDRVETYYYFATDPVAGWEHYTEAAGLQSSSGTYGNLSGGRVKVEVWNAIGNGTATLGIGDRSLVRLPFS from the coding sequence GTGCGTGCCCTCGCCGTCGGCATGGCCGTCGCCCTGGTGGCCGGCCTGTTCGGCTCCGGTCTGGTCCGCTCCGCCGAGGCGGCCACGGTCGGCGCCGGCAGCTACGCCGACACGCTCCCCGCCGGCCGCTCGCTGCCGACCGGCTGCGGCTCCGTCTCCACCAACCCGCGCCAGTGGGTGACCGCCAACGCGCCCTCAGGAGCCGTCCCGACCAACGACTGGTGGTCGTCGATCCTGTACAAGAAGACCGACTGCGCGTACGGCGAGCCGCTCCACGCCCACCCGATCTCCTACGACACCTTCGGCACCGGCCTCGGCTTCTCCTACAACACCACCCCCGCGATCAGCGGCACGGCGACCGGTGTCGGGGAGTACCACTACCCCTACGTCCAGGACATCCTGGTCGGCGTCGCCGGCCTGAACTCACCCGACGTCAAGGTCGACGGCTGGAGTGACTGGACCGTCACGCCGTACTGGAGCGACGGCGGCCGGACCATGAAGGCCACCATCGGCCACGGCCTGCCGTTCGGCTACTTCCAGATCACCGGCGGGGACGCGCAGATCACCACCTCGGGCACCCCGGCGGTCTGGTCCAACAGCGGTGCCACCATCGGCTTCACCGCGGGCGGCCACGACTACGTCGCCTATGCCCCGACGGGCGCGACCTGGACGGTCGGCGGGACGACGATCAGCTCGTCCCTGGCGGGCAAGGGCTTCTTCTCGGTGGCGGTGCTCCCGGCCGGCGGCGACCGGGCCGCACTGGCGAGCACCTACGGGCAGTACGCGCACGCGCACGTCACCGGCACCCGGGTCTCCTACTCCTACAACCCGGGCAGCAGCACGCTGAGCACGACGTACGCCTTCACCACCACCGCCCGGCAGGGCAGCGCGACCGGCACGGTCATCGCGCTCTACCCGCACCAGTGGACCCATCTGACCGGCTCCACCCCGCTCGCGCAGACCTACACCTCCGCGCGTGGCCAGATGAAGATCGTCACCGGGACGCAGTTCACGACATCGATGAAGTACAGCGGCGTGCTGCCCGAGGTGCCCGCGGTCGCCGACAGCTCCGGCGCCGACCTCGCCACGGTCACCGGCCAGCTCAACGCCGAGCTGGCCAACCCCATGGACAACCGGGGCGACGACACCTACTGGACCGGCAAGGGGCTGGGCCGCGCCGCCCGGATCGCGGAGATCGCCGACCAGCTCAACCTCACCTCGGTCCGAGATTCGGCGCTGAACGCCATCCGCGCCCGTCTCAACGACTGGTTCACCGCCTCGCCGGGCAAGACCTCCCGCGTCTTCTACCTCAACCCCACCTGGGGCACGCTGATCGGCTATCCCGCCTCCTACGGCTCGGACCAGGAGCTCAACGACCACCACTTCCACTACGGCTACTACGTCGCGGCCGCGGCGACCCTGGCCAAGTACGATCCGAACTGGGCGAAGGCGGGCCAGTACGGCGGCATGGTCGACCTGTTGATCCGCGACGCCAACAACTACGACCGCGCCGACACGCGCTTCCCCTACCTGCGCGACTTCGACATCTACGCCGGCCACGACTGGGCGTCGGGCCACGGGGCGTTCGGCGCGGGCAACAACCAGGAGTCCTCGTCGGAGGGCATGAACTTCGCCAACGCCCTCATCCAGTGGGGCCAGGCCACCGGGAACACCGCCGTCCGCGACGCGGGCATCTACATCTACACGACCCAGGCGGCGGCGATCCAGGAGTACTGGTTCGACGTCCGCGACCAGAACTTCCCCGCGGCCTTCGGGCACAGCACGGTCGGCATGGTCTGGGGCGACGGCGCCGCCTACGCCACCTGGTTCAGCGGCGAGCCCGAGATGATCCAGGGCATCAACATGCTCCCGGTCACCGGAGGCCACTTCTACCTGGGTGACAACCCGGCCTACGTGACCACCAACTACAACGAGCTGACCAGGAACAACGGCGGGCCACCCACGGTGTGGCAGGACATCCTCTGGGAGTTCCTCGCCCTGGGCAACGGTGACACCGCGCTGGCCAACCTCCGGGCGGCGGGCGGCTTCACCCCGGAGGAGGGGGAGAGCAGGGCGCACACCTTCCACTGGATCCGCAACCTGGCGGCGCTGGGCACGGTGGACACCTCCGTCACCGCCAACCACCCGCTGGCCAAGGTGTTCAGCAAGAACGGCGCCCGCACCTACGTGGCGTCCAACATCACCGGCGCCGCGATCACCGTGACCTTCTCCAACGGCACCACGCTCAACGTGCCGGCGGGCAAGACGGCCGCCTCGGGCGCCCTCACCTGGAGCGGGGGCAACGCCGGCGGCGGCGTCAACCCCACCCCCACCCCCACCCCGACCGTCACCCCGACCCCGACCCCGACCCCGACGCCCACCACAGGTCCCTTCGCCGCGACGCGCTACCTCCAGCCGGGTGGGACGCTGCCGGGCGCCCCGGGTACGGCGGGCACCGCCGTACTGGCCGCGGCCAACGGCAACCACGACGGCACGCCGGTGAACGCGCAGGTCTTCACGGCGACCGGCCTGACCGCCACCCACAACGGCGGGACAGGTGCCTTCGACCTCTTCCTGGACGCGGGCACCACGGTCGCCAACGGCACCCAGGCCCGGATCTCCTACGACCTGACCGGCGACGGAAGCTGGGACCGGGTGGAGACCTACTACTACTTCGCCACCGATCCGGTGGCCGGATGGGAGCACTACACCGAGGCGGCCGGACTGCAGTCCTCGTCCGGGACATACGGCAACCTGTCCGGCGGCCGGGTGAAGGTGGAGGTCTGGAACGCCATCGGCAACGGCACCGCCACCCTCGGCATCGGTGACCGGTCCCTGGTGCGGCTGCCGTTCAGCTGA
- a CDS encoding DUF6328 family protein, with amino-acid sequence MPHNEDRTEGAGAEKQAEPGETHKERVDRELGELLQGLRVAVTGVQVLFAFLLTLPFAAGFHKVDPLGRWLFFIALLSAALASICFITPAAQHRLLFRTGLKEKMLRRANKLGVAGAIGLAVAMTSSVALVAETAINAWPAAIFGGVIALASGWLWILQPIVDLYKAKDVKS; translated from the coding sequence GTGCCCCACAACGAGGACAGAACGGAGGGGGCCGGCGCGGAAAAGCAGGCGGAGCCCGGTGAGACCCACAAGGAACGGGTGGACCGTGAGCTCGGCGAGCTGCTCCAGGGACTGCGGGTCGCCGTCACCGGCGTTCAGGTCCTGTTCGCCTTCCTGCTGACCCTGCCGTTCGCGGCCGGCTTCCACAAGGTGGATCCCCTCGGTCGATGGCTTTTCTTCATCGCACTGCTGAGCGCCGCGCTGGCCTCCATCTGCTTCATCACCCCCGCCGCCCAGCACCGCCTGCTGTTCCGGACCGGGCTGAAGGAGAAGATGCTGCGCCGCGCCAACAAGCTCGGCGTCGCCGGAGCCATCGGGCTTGCGGTCGCGATGACCAGCTCGGTGGCTCTCGTGGCGGAGACGGCCATCAACGCGTGGCCGGCCGCGATCTTCGGCGGCGTGATTGCGCTGGCCAGCGGGTGGCTCTGGATCCTGCAGCCCATTGTCGATCTATATAAGGCCAAGGATGTTAAGTCTTGA
- a CDS encoding DUF6528 family protein, translated as MGILAGLMATVMAGASTGPAGARPAAAIVITEQAGHRILILDADPATWEQARITWEWQPSRDNGFGDLVAGWGDPDEARLRNRQGRSYLLTTASAGLAAMVPYPAGHGGWGVDVGPEDNPHSIDLLPDGNVAVVASKGGWLRLYTASAGPRAASYAQVPLPGGHGVVWDEGSRLLWALGSTQLIALRVGGTPTQPTLTVVAQTPLPSRGGHDLQPVAGRPGHLWVTTARHLYQYSIARRAFLSDYPGADLMDVPGIKSIDDQPSGSLVVSARQRGNLCPDCTDTIALVAPAGSLTLHGSQIYKARWWYAPA; from the coding sequence ATGGGAATCCTGGCCGGCCTGATGGCCACGGTCATGGCCGGCGCGTCGACGGGCCCGGCCGGCGCACGGCCCGCGGCGGCGATCGTGATCACAGAGCAGGCCGGTCACCGGATCCTGATCCTGGACGCCGACCCGGCCACCTGGGAGCAGGCACGCATCACCTGGGAGTGGCAGCCCTCGCGCGACAACGGCTTCGGAGACCTGGTGGCCGGATGGGGCGACCCCGACGAGGCCCGGCTGAGAAACCGGCAGGGCCGCTCCTACCTGCTGACGACCGCCTCGGCCGGGCTGGCGGCCATGGTGCCCTATCCGGCCGGACACGGCGGCTGGGGTGTCGACGTGGGCCCGGAGGACAACCCCCACAGCATCGACCTGCTCCCCGACGGCAACGTCGCCGTGGTCGCCAGCAAGGGCGGCTGGCTGCGGCTCTACACCGCCTCCGCCGGCCCCCGCGCGGCCTCCTACGCGCAGGTCCCGCTCCCCGGCGGGCACGGCGTCGTATGGGACGAGGGCTCCCGGCTGCTGTGGGCCCTGGGCAGCACACAGCTCATCGCCCTGCGCGTCGGCGGCACCCCCACCCAGCCGACGCTCACCGTGGTCGCGCAGACCCCTCTGCCCAGCCGGGGCGGTCACGACCTGCAGCCCGTCGCGGGCCGGCCCGGACACCTGTGGGTCACCACCGCCAGGCACCTCTACCAGTACTCCATCGCCCGCCGCGCCTTCCTGAGCGACTATCCCGGCGCGGACCTGATGGACGTGCCGGGCATCAAGAGCATCGACGACCAGCCGTCCGGCTCCCTCGTCGTCTCGGCCAGGCAGCGGGGCAACCTCTGCCCGGACTGCACCGACACCATCGCCCTCGTCGCCCCCGCCGGTTCACTCACCCTGCACGGGTCCCAGATCTACAAGGCGCGCTGGTGGTACGCCCCCGCCTGA
- a CDS encoding nucleotidyltransferase family protein: MGSHSHEVTDAILETLKRASSGLKDADVRFALAGGCAAYARGAAPSLHDVDFVLPQEDVPTALAALRELGFQTAKPPEDWLVKAYDEGRLVDLIFSICDHPVTPALLERAEPMRASAVIVPVLEATDLVVSWLLPLSEHSCDYGSLLPQVRALREQVDWERVAAVVQDSPYAFTFLTLLERLGVIPGPVKPVGDPSWP, encoded by the coding sequence ATGGGAAGCCACAGCCATGAGGTAACCGACGCGATCCTGGAAACGCTGAAGCGGGCGAGCAGCGGGCTGAAGGACGCGGATGTCAGGTTCGCGCTCGCGGGAGGCTGCGCCGCCTACGCGCGCGGCGCAGCGCCCTCGCTGCACGACGTGGACTTCGTCCTCCCGCAGGAGGACGTGCCGACCGCTCTCGCGGCACTGCGTGAACTCGGCTTCCAGACGGCCAAACCTCCGGAGGACTGGCTGGTCAAGGCCTACGACGAGGGCAGGCTGGTGGACCTGATCTTCTCGATCTGCGACCATCCCGTCACCCCGGCGTTGCTGGAGCGGGCCGAGCCCATGAGGGCGTCCGCTGTGATCGTGCCCGTGCTGGAGGCCACCGACCTGGTCGTCTCGTGGCTGCTCCCGCTCTCGGAGCACAGCTGCGACTACGGCTCGCTGCTGCCCCAGGTGCGGGCGCTGCGTGAGCAGGTCGACTGGGAGCGGGTCGCCGCCGTCGTGCAGGACTCGCCGTACGCCTTCACCTTCCTGACCCTGCTGGAGCGCCTGGGCGTGATTCCCGGCCCCGTCAAGCCGGTGGGCGATCCGTCCTGGCCCTGA
- a CDS encoding metallophosphoesterase family protein: protein MREVRIAAVGDVHLDESLRGRYRERLDGVEEHADVLLLAGDLTRHGTLEEGRVVADEFRGLPIPVVAVLGNHDHHSDLPAEIAALLSGAGITVLHDDATVLDIDGVRLGVAGGKGFGGGYAGKCASDFGEPEIKAFVGHTKRIADRWRVALKELQADRRVVLSHYSPVKDTLHGEPLEIYPFLGSYLLAEVVDAEGADLIVHGHAHAGTEKGVTPGGIRVRNVALPVLGRAYGVYCL from the coding sequence GTGAGAGAGGTGCGGATCGCGGCGGTCGGAGACGTGCACCTGGACGAGAGTCTCAGGGGGCGCTACCGCGAACGACTGGACGGTGTCGAGGAGCACGCCGACGTGCTGCTGCTGGCCGGAGACCTGACCCGGCACGGCACGCTGGAGGAGGGGCGGGTGGTGGCGGACGAGTTCCGCGGCCTGCCGATCCCGGTGGTCGCCGTGCTCGGCAACCACGACCACCACTCCGACCTGCCCGCGGAGATCGCAGCCCTGCTGTCCGGCGCCGGGATCACGGTCCTGCACGACGACGCGACCGTGCTCGACATCGACGGGGTACGGCTCGGCGTGGCCGGCGGAAAGGGCTTCGGCGGGGGGTACGCGGGCAAGTGCGCGAGCGACTTCGGCGAGCCCGAGATCAAGGCGTTCGTCGGGCACACCAAGCGGATCGCCGACCGCTGGCGGGTGGCGCTCAAGGAACTGCAGGCCGACCGGAGGGTCGTGCTGTCGCACTACTCGCCGGTCAAGGACACCCTGCACGGCGAGCCGCTGGAGATCTACCCCTTCCTGGGCAGCTATCTGCTGGCCGAGGTGGTGGACGCGGAGGGGGCCGATCTGATCGTCCATGGCCATGCGCACGCGGGAACGGAGAAAGGCGTGACGCCCGGGGGCATCAGGGTGCGCAATGTGGCGCTGCCGGTGCTGGGACGGGCCTACGGGGTGTACTGCCTTTAG